GTGATCTGTGCCAGCACTGGAAACACATCCGCCGCCGCTGCTGCTTACGCACGGCGTGCCGGCATGCGCGCCTTCGTGCTGATCCCCGACGGATACGTGGCGCAAGGAAAGCTGGCTCAGGCTCTGGTGTACGGCGCAGAAGTGCTGGCCATCCGCGGAAATTTCGACCGAGCTCTAGACATCGTTCGCGAAGTGTCTGATCAGTTCCCGGTCACCCTGGTGAACTCCGTGAATCCCTTCCGCCTACAGGGACAGAAAACAGCGGCTTTCGAGGTGATCGATGCCCTGGGCGATGCGCCTGACTGGCTGTGCATTCCCATGGGCAATGCAGGCAACATCACGGCCTACTGGATGGGCTTCCAGGAGTACAACCAGGCAGGACGCAGCCGCAAGCTGCCCAGGATGATGGGCTTCCAGGCCAGTGGCTCCGCGCCTCTGGTGAACAACACCACGGTGACGGATCCGGACACGATCGCCACAGCCATCCGCATTGGTAACCCCGTGAACCGCGAGAAAGCGATTGCCGCGCGTAAGGCCAGCCATGGTGACTTCCTGGACGTCACCGATGCTGAGATCATCGAGGCTTACAAGCTTCTCGGTGGGCAGGAAGGGGTGTTCTGTGAGCCAGCAAGCGCTGCTTCGGTGGCCGGCCTGCTCAAAAGGAAAGAGGAGGTGCCCACGGGAGCCACGGTGGTGTGCGTGCTCACCGGCAACGGACTGAAAGACCCGGATTGCGCCATCAACAACAACGATGCAGCCTTCCATACCGACCTGGATCCCGATCTCGGAACCGTGGCCCGTGTGATGGGCTTCTGATCGCGATCAAAGACCATCCCCACGACAGCTGGGCATGTTTCCCCCTGATGCCAGGGGGTTTTTTTATGGGTTGAAGCACCTCAGCCCAGCCAAACCAACGGCAACCAGATGAAGAACTGCCTGGGGACATCCAGGCACAACCCCCCCAATCCATGGGGGGAAACAAGCTCGAATCCACCCATCCAGACATCGGAAAGAATTCCTCAGCCTGTTGAAACAGTGGAGAACGGCACGCGTTCCTCAACAGCCAATTTGATTCCCCCAGGCCTGTGCAGAGTGAAACCCTGTGCCGCAGTGGCGAATCA
The sequence above is a segment of the Synechococcus sp. PROS-7-1 genome. Coding sequences within it:
- the thrC gene encoding threonine synthase, whose amino-acid sequence is MSVINAFRRRFSPAPVLQDWPGLIEAYRPWLPVTKSTPVITLREGATPLIPVPSVAERIGRDVKVFVKYDGLNPTGSFKDRGMTMAISKAKEAHCEAVICASTGNTSAAAAAYARRAGMRAFVLIPDGYVAQGKLAQALVYGAEVLAIRGNFDRALDIVREVSDQFPVTLVNSVNPFRLQGQKTAAFEVIDALGDAPDWLCIPMGNAGNITAYWMGFQEYNQAGRSRKLPRMMGFQASGSAPLVNNTTVTDPDTIATAIRIGNPVNREKAIAARKASHGDFLDVTDAEIIEAYKLLGGQEGVFCEPASAASVAGLLKRKEEVPTGATVVCVLTGNGLKDPDCAINNNDAAFHTDLDPDLGTVARVMGF